A genomic window from Populus alba chromosome 19, ASM523922v2, whole genome shotgun sequence includes:
- the LOC118046758 gene encoding uncharacterized protein isoform X2 yields the protein MNENSSSGGSSMPSAPARSDDPAWAHGQVVVGAKNSSICVHCSKRINGGGITRLKYHLAGIKGQVEACKKVPPDVKWQMKQLIEDFTMEKDKRKRLRNDIGNSQSLSNDEVEEGDSANPTLSDINSQANKRLTMQGTSANRKKMTSFVPRNTPNSQPGIKSAMASKEKEHNARKAIARWWYDVNVPFNGAKSYYYQPMIDAIASMGPGFKGPSYHDLRGPLLKGVVHDVHEYLFEIKADWKLYGCSIMLDGWSNRRNVPIVNFLAYSPRGTIFLKSVDTSGLRKDKETLLEMFDEVVKEVGQENIVQFVSDNESAFKAAGKALQQRFATHFLSIQCLLKFKKELRQMFTCMKWVQSSHGKSKVGKEITAIILQDKDFWPRCEHIVKVSEPLVRVLRLADSEEKPAMGYLYEAMDKAKEAIKTRLKNRVSQYGPYIRVIDARWDKQLHSPLHVAGCFLNPGIYFRPSFSKQKEVTRGLLSTITRLVPDCDTQDVISGQLEEYKKATGDFGMTLAIRQREKLNPVAWWEQFDNDTQRTSKVCNSNS from the exons ATGAATGAAAACTCATCAAGTGGTGGTTCTTCTATGCCTTCAGCTCCAGCAAGATCAGATGATCCAGCATGGGCTCATGGGCAAGTGGTTGTTGGTGCAAAGAACTCAAGTATATGTGTTCATTGTAGCAAAAGGATCAATGGTGGTGGTATTACTCGTCTGAAGTATCACCTTGCTGGTATCAAGGGCCAAGTTGAAGCTTGTAAAAAGGTCCCTCCAGATGTGAAATGGCAAATGAAGCAATTGATTGAGGACTTCACAATGgagaaagataaaagaaagagacTTAGGAATGATATTGGAAATTCTCAATCACTTTCCAATGATGAAGTTGAAGAGGGTGATAGTGCAAATCCTACTTTAAGTGATATCAACTCACAAGCAAATAAGAGATTGACAATGCAAGGCACAAGtgcaaatagaaaaaagatgaCTTCATTCGTTCCACGAAATACCCCAAATTCACAACCTGGCATTAAAAGTGCAATGGCTTCTAAAGAGAAGGAACATAATGCAAGGAAGGCCATAGCAAGATGGTGGTACGATGTTAATGTACCATTTAATGGTGCTAAATCATACTATTATCAACCAATGATAGACGCCATAGCATCAATGGGACCTGGTTTTAAAGGACCATCATATCATGATTTAAGGGGACCACTTTTGAAAGGTGTAGTTCATGATGTCCATGAATATCTCTTTGAAATCAAGGCTGATTGGAAACTTTATGGATGCTCCATTATGTTAGATGGGTGGTCAAATAGAAGGAATGTACCAATTGTGAATTTTCTTGCTTATTCTCCAAGAGGTACCATATTCTTGAAGTCAGTTGACACTTCAGGTCTTCGAAAAGATAAAGAGACATTGCTTGAAATGTTTGATGAAGTTGTCAAAGAAGTGGggcaagaaaatattgtccAATTTGTTAGTGATAATGAGTCTGCATTCAAGGCTGCTGGGAAGGCTTTACAACAAAG GTTTGCTACCCATTTTTTAAGCATCCAATGTTTGCTCAAGTTTAAGAAAGAGCTTCGACAAATGTTTACTTGCATGAAATGGGTACAATCAAGCCATGGTAAAAGTAAAGTTGGAAAGGAAATAACTGCCATAATTTTACAAGATAAAGACTTTTGGCCTCGATGTGAACATATAGTCAAAGTTAGTGAGCCTTTAGTGCGAGTTCTTCGGTTAGCAGATAGTGAAGAAAAACCAGCAATGGGTTATTTATATGAGGCAATGGATAAAGCAAAAGAAGCCATCAAGACAAGGTTGAAAAATAGAGTATCTCAATATGGACCATATATTCGGGTAATTGATGCTAGATGGGATAAGCAACTTCATAGTCCATTACATGTAGCAGGTTGTTTTCTTAATCCTGGAATCTATTTTAGGCcttctttttcaaaacaaaaggaggtTACTCGAGGTTTGCTTAGCACAATTACTAGATTGGTCCCTGATTGTGACACTCAAGATGTAATTAGTGGCCAACTTGAGGAGTATAAGAAAGCAACTGGTGATTTTGGCATGACCCTAGCTATTCGTCAAAGAGAAAAGTTAAATCCAG TTGCATGGTGGGAGCAATTTGACAATGATACTCAAAGAACTTCAAAAGTTTGCAATTCGAATTCTTAG
- the LOC118046758 gene encoding uncharacterized protein isoform X1: protein MNENSSSGGSSMPSAPARSDDPAWAHGQVVVGAKNSSICVHCSKRINGGGITRLKYHLAGIKGQVEACKKVPPDVKWQMKQLIEDFTMEKDKRKRLRNDIGNSQSLSNDEVEEGDSANPTLSDINSQANKRLTMQGTSANRKKMTSFVPRNTPNSQPGIKSAMASKEKEHNARKAIARWWYDVNVPFNGAKSYYYQPMIDAIASMGPGFKGPSYHDLRGPLLKGVVHDVHEYLFEIKADWKLYGCSIMLDGWSNRRNVPIVNFLAYSPRGTIFLKSVDTSGLRKDKETLLEMFDEVVKEVGQENIVQFVSDNESAFKAAGKALQQRYDTFFWSLCAAHCIDLMLENISDPRYFPMIDETIKKARNITKFIYNHAWVLALMRKDFTNGNDLCRLGITRFATHFLSIQCLLKFKKELRQMFTCMKWVQSSHGKSKVGKEITAIILQDKDFWPRCEHIVKVSEPLVRVLRLADSEEKPAMGYLYEAMDKAKEAIKTRLKNRVSQYGPYIRVIDARWDKQLHSPLHVAGCFLNPGIYFRPSFSKQKEVTRGLLSTITRLVPDCDTQDVISGQLEEYKKATGDFGMTLAIRQREKLNPVAWWEQFDNDTQRTSKVCNSNS from the exons ATGAATGAAAACTCATCAAGTGGTGGTTCTTCTATGCCTTCAGCTCCAGCAAGATCAGATGATCCAGCATGGGCTCATGGGCAAGTGGTTGTTGGTGCAAAGAACTCAAGTATATGTGTTCATTGTAGCAAAAGGATCAATGGTGGTGGTATTACTCGTCTGAAGTATCACCTTGCTGGTATCAAGGGCCAAGTTGAAGCTTGTAAAAAGGTCCCTCCAGATGTGAAATGGCAAATGAAGCAATTGATTGAGGACTTCACAATGgagaaagataaaagaaagagacTTAGGAATGATATTGGAAATTCTCAATCACTTTCCAATGATGAAGTTGAAGAGGGTGATAGTGCAAATCCTACTTTAAGTGATATCAACTCACAAGCAAATAAGAGATTGACAATGCAAGGCACAAGtgcaaatagaaaaaagatgaCTTCATTCGTTCCACGAAATACCCCAAATTCACAACCTGGCATTAAAAGTGCAATGGCTTCTAAAGAGAAGGAACATAATGCAAGGAAGGCCATAGCAAGATGGTGGTACGATGTTAATGTACCATTTAATGGTGCTAAATCATACTATTATCAACCAATGATAGACGCCATAGCATCAATGGGACCTGGTTTTAAAGGACCATCATATCATGATTTAAGGGGACCACTTTTGAAAGGTGTAGTTCATGATGTCCATGAATATCTCTTTGAAATCAAGGCTGATTGGAAACTTTATGGATGCTCCATTATGTTAGATGGGTGGTCAAATAGAAGGAATGTACCAATTGTGAATTTTCTTGCTTATTCTCCAAGAGGTACCATATTCTTGAAGTCAGTTGACACTTCAGGTCTTCGAAAAGATAAAGAGACATTGCTTGAAATGTTTGATGAAGTTGTCAAAGAAGTGGggcaagaaaatattgtccAATTTGTTAGTGATAATGAGTCTGCATTCAAGGCTGCTGGGAAGGCTTTACAACAAAGGTATGACACTTTCTTTTGGTCTCTTTGTGCTGCCCATTGCATTGATTTGATGTTAGAAAATATTTCTGATCCAAGATATTTTCCGATGATTGATGAAACCATTAAAAAGGCAAGAAACATaaccaaatttatatataatcatgcatGGGTTTTAGCTTTGATGAGGAAAGACTTTACTAATGGAAATGATCTATGTCGTCTTGGCATTACAAGGTTTGCTACCCATTTTTTAAGCATCCAATGTTTGCTCAAGTTTAAGAAAGAGCTTCGACAAATGTTTACTTGCATGAAATGGGTACAATCAAGCCATGGTAAAAGTAAAGTTGGAAAGGAAATAACTGCCATAATTTTACAAGATAAAGACTTTTGGCCTCGATGTGAACATATAGTCAAAGTTAGTGAGCCTTTAGTGCGAGTTCTTCGGTTAGCAGATAGTGAAGAAAAACCAGCAATGGGTTATTTATATGAGGCAATGGATAAAGCAAAAGAAGCCATCAAGACAAGGTTGAAAAATAGAGTATCTCAATATGGACCATATATTCGGGTAATTGATGCTAGATGGGATAAGCAACTTCATAGTCCATTACATGTAGCAGGTTGTTTTCTTAATCCTGGAATCTATTTTAGGCcttctttttcaaaacaaaaggaggtTACTCGAGGTTTGCTTAGCACAATTACTAGATTGGTCCCTGATTGTGACACTCAAGATGTAATTAGTGGCCAACTTGAGGAGTATAAGAAAGCAACTGGTGATTTTGGCATGACCCTAGCTATTCGTCAAAGAGAAAAGTTAAATCCAG TTGCATGGTGGGAGCAATTTGACAATGATACTCAAAGAACTTCAAAAGTTTGCAATTCGAATTCTTAG
- the LOC118046774 gene encoding uncharacterized protein → MEQIRRAAGASYEHLSENNKKLARKTFKAMDKNGDGQISLLEYVDYLKKNKATDFIHQSILRALDKDDNGSLDFGEAIVLFYLMQSGRALFCKSCNTFLAEAYFNCSQCFFNDDSAGSTNEICCSCYGGKNFTHHGDAIFCNNYTLPRQSRIVIQEAPIKTLLLMELPRDSNRDLRTVT, encoded by the exons ATGGAGCAGATTCGCCGGGCTGCTGGAGCTTCTTACGAACATCTGTCCGAAAATAACAAGAAACTGGCCAGGAAAACTTTCAAAGCCATGGATAAGAACGGAGACGGGCAAATTAGCCTACTTGAATACGTggact ATCTCAAGAAAAACAAAGCCACAGATTTCATTCATCAGAGCATCTTGAGGGCGCTGGACAAGGACGACAATGGAAGCTTGGATTTTGGGGAAGCAATCGTCTTGTTCTACCTCATGCAGAGTGGAAGAGCTCTATTTTGCAAGTCTTGTAATACATTCTTGGCAGAAGCATACTTCAATTGCTCTCAATGTTTCTTCAATGATGATTCAGCTGGTAGCACCAATGAAATTTGTTGTTCTTGTTATGGTGGTAAAAATTTCACACACCACGGTGATGCCATCTTCTGCAATAACTATACTTTACCACGTCAAAGCAGGATCGTGATACAAGAGGCCCCCATAAag ACGCTTTTACTGATGGAATTACCAAGGGATTCAAACCGGGATCTCCGTACAGTGACGTGA